The following are encoded together in the Deltaproteobacteria bacterium genome:
- the dnaJ gene encoding molecular chaperone DnaJ: MPRDFYKILGVPRDASPDQIKKAYRRLARKWHPDFNPGNKEAEQKFKDISAAYECLSNKEKRKIYDEFGEEGLQAGFDAEKAREYKKWQDFQRQQAGRSYQDFGRYENAEDIFGDLFGFTGGQAGFRATQSSRGRDIEHHMTIDLISALKGFKTELSMETLKPCPTCNGSGIDPKAPLTTCPACGGSGRLNIAEGPIRFTQACPQCRGHGKTGKPCPRCGGRGQVSGTERIKVTIPQGVKEGSKVRVAGKGEPGLNGGPPGDLYLIIHIKEHPLLRREGDDLYMDIPVTVREAVAGGTITLPTPDGEVRLKVPPGSQSGQLLKLRGKGAANPKTKKRGDLLVKLIVKVPQSNAGEVLEAAEKMEKYYKENVRAGIRF, translated from the coding sequence ATGCCAAGAGATTTTTACAAGATCTTGGGCGTTCCAAGGGACGCTTCGCCGGACCAAATAAAAAAAGCCTATCGCAGACTCGCCCGAAAATGGCATCCTGACTTCAACCCCGGCAACAAGGAGGCGGAACAAAAATTCAAGGATATCTCGGCGGCCTACGAGTGCCTTAGCAACAAAGAGAAACGGAAGATTTACGACGAATTTGGAGAAGAGGGACTCCAGGCGGGTTTTGATGCGGAAAAGGCCCGGGAATACAAAAAATGGCAGGATTTTCAACGGCAGCAAGCCGGCAGAAGTTATCAGGATTTCGGCCGTTATGAAAATGCGGAAGATATTTTCGGCGACTTGTTCGGTTTTACCGGCGGGCAGGCCGGATTTCGAGCCACCCAGTCATCCCGGGGAAGAGACATCGAACACCACATGACCATCGACCTGATCTCCGCACTGAAGGGTTTTAAAACCGAACTTTCTATGGAAACGTTAAAGCCTTGCCCGACCTGCAATGGGTCGGGCATTGATCCCAAGGCCCCGCTTACGACCTGTCCCGCCTGCGGCGGATCGGGCCGCCTGAACATCGCCGAAGGCCCCATACGATTCACCCAGGCCTGCCCTCAGTGCAGGGGGCACGGGAAGACCGGAAAACCCTGCCCCCGGTGCGGAGGAAGGGGACAGGTCTCCGGCACCGAGAGGATCAAGGTCACCATTCCCCAGGGCGTAAAAGAAGGATCCAAGGTCCGGGTGGCGGGAAAAGGTGAACCCGGACTGAATGGGGGGCCACCTGGAGACCTCTACCTCATCATCCATATCAAGGAACACCCCTTGCTCAGGCGAGAGGGAGACGACCTGTACATGGATATTCCCGTCACGGTGCGGGAGGCGGTGGCAGGAGGTACGATCACCTTACCCACACCGGACGGAGAAGTCCGGCTCAAGGTCCCTCCGGGAAGCCAAAGCGGTCAGCTCTTGAAACTCAGGGGCAAAGGCGCCGCAAATCCCAAGACAAAAAAAAGAGGGGACCTTTTGGTCAAATTGATCGTCAAGGTCCCCCAAAGCAATGCCGGGGAGGTCCTGGAGGCGGCCGAGAAGATGGAAAAGTATTACAAGGAAAACGTGCGGGCCGGTATCCGGTTTTAA